One window from the genome of Lentibacillus daqui encodes:
- the dnaX gene encoding DNA polymerase III subunit gamma/tau → MSYQALYRVWRPKTFADVVGQEHITRTLQNAIVQQKFSHAYLFSGPRGTGKTSAAKIFAKAINCEHAPVKEPCNECAACRGIQDGSISDIIEMDAASNTSVEDIREIRDKVKYASSAVPYKVYIIDEVHMISVNAFNALLKTLEEPPKHVVFILATTEPHKIPLTIISRCQRFDFKPISNQTIAERMKNIMEKENVSVTKEALDTVALAAEGGMRDALSILDQAISYSEENRVELSDVLAVTGGVSQQILTDIVRAMYNQEVQQALTLLDKLIQHGKDPGRFVFDLIYFMRDLLLYQSAPSIENILERAMIDDNFKQLADQVPASWIQEAIIQLNQCQQEMKWSNSPKVFIEITILTIVNHNNHQKEELTTADTDVVGNLTNRLEQLERELKTLKEQPVEPVNQPSQPEPRRTQPRSSSKSSYKVPYEKIRHVLQEAEKQALNQVKSEWASFLGNLKATNAPAHATIQDSKPAAASSQALVVAFKYEIHCSLFLDHRQMSEEVLEKALGKRLTIIPIPDKNWQELRREYIQRQEQQPSNQIQEEKADLLVEEARKLVGDDLLEIKD, encoded by the coding sequence ATGAGTTATCAAGCATTATATCGTGTTTGGCGCCCGAAAACGTTTGCTGATGTTGTCGGACAGGAACATATTACAAGAACATTACAGAATGCGATTGTGCAGCAAAAGTTTTCGCATGCCTATTTGTTTTCCGGCCCGCGTGGAACAGGAAAGACAAGTGCAGCCAAAATTTTTGCCAAGGCCATTAATTGTGAACATGCACCGGTTAAAGAGCCGTGTAATGAATGTGCAGCCTGTCGTGGTATCCAGGACGGCTCCATATCCGATATTATTGAGATGGACGCAGCATCGAATACAAGTGTTGAAGATATTCGGGAAATTCGGGATAAGGTAAAATATGCATCAAGTGCTGTTCCATATAAAGTTTATATTATTGATGAAGTACACATGATATCCGTAAATGCATTTAATGCGTTATTAAAAACTTTGGAGGAGCCACCAAAGCATGTGGTATTCATCCTGGCAACAACCGAGCCGCATAAGATTCCATTAACCATTATTTCCAGGTGCCAGCGTTTTGATTTTAAACCAATTTCCAATCAAACAATTGCTGAACGTATGAAGAACATTATGGAAAAGGAGAATGTCTCTGTTACCAAAGAAGCACTTGATACGGTAGCACTTGCTGCTGAGGGTGGAATGCGTGATGCTTTAAGTATCTTGGATCAGGCCATTTCGTACAGTGAAGAAAACCGTGTGGAATTGTCCGATGTATTGGCTGTCACTGGCGGGGTTTCACAGCAAATTCTGACAGACATTGTAAGAGCCATGTACAATCAGGAGGTACAGCAGGCGTTAACACTATTGGATAAATTAATTCAGCATGGTAAAGATCCGGGAAGGTTTGTTTTTGATCTGATTTATTTTATGCGGGATTTATTGCTTTATCAAAGTGCACCATCAATAGAAAATATTTTAGAACGAGCAATGATTGATGATAATTTCAAACAATTGGCTGATCAGGTACCTGCAAGCTGGATTCAGGAAGCAATCATTCAACTCAATCAGTGCCAGCAGGAAATGAAATGGTCGAACAGTCCGAAAGTATTTATTGAAATAACGATCTTAACTATTGTCAATCACAACAATCACCAAAAAGAGGAGCTTACAACTGCTGATACTGATGTTGTTGGCAACCTCACCAATCGGTTGGAACAGCTGGAAAGAGAATTAAAAACCCTAAAAGAGCAACCTGTCGAGCCGGTAAACCAACCTTCACAGCCAGAACCAAGACGCACACAGCCCAGATCATCATCTAAAAGCAGTTATAAGGTACCTTATGAAAAGATCCGTCATGTTTTGCAAGAGGCGGAAAAACAGGCGCTTAACCAAGTGAAATCCGAATGGGCTTCATTTTTGGGCAATTTGAAGGCAACCAATGCACCAGCACATGCGACAATACAGGACAGTAAGCCGGCAGCGGCATCAAGTCAGGCGCTTGTGGTTGCGTTTAAATATGAAATTCACTGTTCCCTGTTTCTTGATCACCGCCAGATGAGCGAGGAAGTATTGGAAAAAGCCCTTGGTAAGCGGCTGACCATTATCCCAATTCCGGACAAAAACTGGCAGGAGTTACGCCGTGAATATATACAAAGACAAGAACAGCAACCATCCAATCAGATACAAGAAGAAAAAGCTGATCTGTTAGTGGAGGAGGCAAGAAAATTGGTTGGTGATGATTTGTTGGAGATTAAGGATTAG
- a CDS encoding type 1 glutamine amidotransferase domain-containing protein, with protein sequence MGKKIATVLTDMFEDVEYTDPAKAFKDAGHEVVTIEKEKGNKVTGKNNEATVTIDEGIDNVNPDDYDALFIPGGFSPDQLRADDRFVTFAKHFMDAKKPVFAICHGPQLLITAKSLEGRSATGYKSIQVDMEYAGATVKNQDVVVCCNQLVTSRDPNDIPSFNREALKILEQ encoded by the coding sequence ATGGGTAAAAAAATAGCTACAGTTCTTACCGATATGTTTGAGGACGTTGAATATACTGATCCAGCAAAAGCGTTTAAAGATGCTGGACATGAAGTCGTGACAATCGAAAAGGAAAAGGGCAATAAGGTTACTGGTAAGAATAACGAAGCGACCGTTACGATTGATGAAGGAATTGACAATGTAAATCCGGACGATTATGATGCACTCTTTATCCCTGGTGGATTTTCACCAGACCAATTACGTGCGGATGATCGGTTTGTGACATTTGCCAAGCATTTCATGGACGCAAAAAAACCGGTATTCGCCATTTGTCACGGTCCACAATTATTAATTACAGCGAAGTCACTGGAAGGTCGTAGTGCTACTGGATATAAATCCATTCAGGTAGATATGGAATATGCCGGTGCAACAGTTAAAAACCAGGATGTTGTGGTATGTTGCAATCAATTGGTAACAAGCCGTGATCCGAATGACATTCCATCATTTAACCGAGAAGCATTAAAAATCTTGGAACAATAA
- the tadA gene encoding tRNA adenosine(34) deaminase TadA yields MDDEQYMYAAIEQARLAEEQGEVPIGAVILCKGEVIASGFNVRETSQSTLSHAELIAIKQANEKIGSWRLEDCILYVTLEPCPMCAGAIVQSRIPRVVYGASDPKAGCAGTLMNLLGEPRFNHQAEVISGVLKEECGQILSNFFRLLRQKKKEH; encoded by the coding sequence ATGGATGACGAACAATACATGTATGCAGCGATTGAACAAGCACGATTAGCTGAAGAACAAGGAGAGGTTCCGATTGGTGCTGTGATTCTATGCAAAGGTGAAGTGATTGCAAGCGGGTTTAATGTCCGGGAAACATCACAATCCACGTTGTCGCATGCAGAACTGATTGCCATTAAACAGGCCAATGAAAAAATTGGCAGCTGGCGATTGGAGGATTGTATCTTGTACGTCACCCTGGAACCTTGTCCGATGTGTGCAGGTGCGATCGTCCAGTCACGAATCCCTCGTGTTGTTTATGGGGCATCTGATCCAAAAGCAGGCTGTGCCGGAACTTTAATGAATTTATTGGGTGAGCCCCGGTTTAACCATCAGGCGGAGGTTATATCAGGCGTATTAAAAGAAGAATGTGGACAGATCTTATCTAATTTCTTCCGATTACTGCGGCAAAAAAAGAAAGAACATTAG
- a CDS encoding isochorismatase family cysteine hydrolase — MNISLKNSAVLLIDFINDFNFERGERLLKHTKEIMPNVKRLKAFAKENNLPVIYINDHYNLWQADFHKIIDNCTNDWSQEVIKAIKPDEDDYFFIKPKHSAFFQTPLHTLLNQLKKTHLIMSGIAGDICILFSAKDAHMYDYSLHVPENCMASNEKQGNEYALYLMRTVMNANTEPI; from the coding sequence ATGAACATCTCGCTAAAAAACAGCGCCGTATTACTTATCGATTTTATCAATGATTTTAATTTTGAACGAGGTGAGCGCCTGCTTAAACATACGAAGGAAATCATGCCAAATGTCAAACGTTTAAAAGCATTCGCCAAAGAAAATAATCTGCCTGTTATTTATATTAATGACCATTATAATCTATGGCAAGCGGATTTTCATAAAATAATTGACAATTGTACAAATGACTGGAGCCAGGAAGTGATTAAAGCAATCAAACCAGATGAAGATGACTACTTTTTTATTAAACCAAAACACTCAGCCTTTTTTCAGACACCATTGCACACATTATTAAATCAGTTAAAGAAAACACATCTGATTATGTCCGGAATTGCCGGTGATATTTGTATCCTGTTCTCTGCCAAAGATGCCCATATGTACGATTATTCCTTGCATGTTCCGGAAAATTGCATGGCGTCCAATGAAAAGCAAGGGAATGAATATGCCCTGTATTTAATGCGTACCGTGATGAATGCAAATACAGAACCAATTTAA
- a CDS encoding glycoside hydrolase family 18 protein — MQIYVVKQGDNLNQIASTYGTTATALIDANELEAPANLVVGQTMVIPIIGEFYFVQSGDTLYSIGQKFGISYQQLAQINQFPVNNPLPIGLRLYIPPRPKREITANAYIEPYGNTVSQGLINAASSNTPYLTYLAPFSYTINNDGTLNPPPLDNLRQIAANNNASLMLAVSNLQEGQFSTELGRTIVTDQTVQNTLLDNIITTANNGGYHDVHFDLEFLPPENREDYNAFLQKARDRLHANGLLLSTALAPKTSATQQGTLYEAHDYAAHGQIADMVVLMTYEWGYSYGPPMAVSPIDEVRKVVNFAISVMPANKILLGQNLYGYDWTLPFEQGGEAAKAVSPQQAITIAREHQVAIEYDQQAQAPFYNYTDGQGNRHEVWFEDARSIQAKFDLIKELGLLGISYWKLGLSFPQNWLLLGDNFTIRKIQSPTSA, encoded by the coding sequence ATGCAGATATATGTAGTCAAACAAGGGGATAATCTCAATCAAATTGCCTCCACATATGGCACTACTGCAACTGCTCTCATTGACGCAAATGAACTCGAGGCACCAGCCAACCTTGTTGTCGGTCAAACAATGGTCATCCCAATCATTGGAGAATTTTATTTTGTTCAATCCGGTGATACGCTTTATTCAATTGGTCAAAAATTTGGCATATCGTACCAGCAACTAGCCCAAATCAATCAATTTCCGGTTAATAATCCCCTGCCAATTGGGTTACGCTTATATATCCCACCGAGGCCAAAGCGGGAAATCACCGCAAATGCCTATATTGAACCGTATGGAAATACTGTTTCACAAGGTTTAATCAACGCAGCGTCTAGCAATACGCCATACTTAACCTATCTCGCACCATTCAGTTATACCATTAATAATGACGGTACACTTAATCCGCCGCCATTAGATAATCTCAGGCAAATAGCCGCTAATAATAATGCATCTCTCATGCTTGCCGTGTCAAATCTGCAAGAAGGTCAGTTCAGCACGGAATTAGGCAGAACCATCGTTACCGACCAGACTGTACAAAATACTTTATTGGACAATATTATTACAACTGCTAATAATGGTGGATATCATGATGTCCATTTTGATCTGGAATTTTTGCCACCAGAAAACAGAGAAGACTATAATGCCTTTTTGCAAAAAGCAAGAGATCGACTGCATGCCAATGGATTGTTATTATCGACCGCCCTGGCACCAAAGACAAGCGCAACACAACAAGGAACACTATATGAAGCACATGATTATGCAGCACATGGCCAGATTGCCGATATGGTTGTGTTAATGACATATGAATGGGGTTACAGCTACGGGCCGCCTATGGCTGTATCACCAATCGATGAGGTAAGAAAAGTGGTTAATTTCGCAATAAGTGTGATGCCAGCAAACAAAATTCTACTCGGCCAGAATTTGTATGGATATGATTGGACATTACCATTCGAACAAGGAGGCGAGGCAGCAAAAGCTGTTAGTCCGCAACAAGCCATTACCATTGCCCGTGAACATCAGGTAGCTATTGAATACGACCAACAAGCACAAGCACCTTTTTATAATTACACGGATGGCCAGGGTAATCGTCATGAGGTTTGGTTTGAAGATGCCCGTTCGATTCAAGCAAAATTCGACCTGATCAAAGAATTGGGTCTGCTTGGTATCAGTTACTGGAAACTTGGATTGAGCTTTCCCCAAAACTGGCTTTTACTTGGAGATAACTTCACGATAAGAAAGATCCAGTCACCTACAAGTGCATAA